A single Carnobacterium inhibens subsp. inhibens DSM 13024 DNA region contains:
- a CDS encoding MetQ/NlpA family ABC transporter substrate-binding protein, whose translation MKKRQSILSFILITTTLVLGACSSTEGASENASSKKDGSNESQPIVVGSQAADFQIWEFIAQSDVAKEAGITLEVEEVIGGPQLNTATVEGEVDVNAFQSWAYLESFNEESGSDLTAFATTYLEPMGIYSDKVDSIEDVTEGSVVAIADNPSNASRGLLLLEAAGLITLSDDFDTLGTTSDIINNPKNLTFVEIDDTTGPRVMQDVDLVLIGNTIALEGGLNVLEDSIFHEEINDETKANVNILVTQNENATNKDILKLGELYHSEEVQEYIEEQFDGTKVPIQKDISYLEE comes from the coding sequence ATGAAAAAAAGACAAAGTATTCTTTCATTCATTTTAATCACAACAACTCTCGTATTGGGTGCTTGTAGTTCAACTGAAGGTGCTTCGGAAAACGCTTCTTCAAAAAAGGATGGTTCAAATGAATCACAACCAATAGTTGTTGGATCCCAAGCGGCAGACTTTCAGATTTGGGAATTCATTGCTCAATCTGATGTTGCAAAAGAAGCAGGAATCACATTAGAAGTTGAGGAAGTAATTGGCGGTCCTCAATTGAACACCGCAACAGTCGAAGGTGAAGTGGATGTTAATGCCTTTCAATCATGGGCGTACTTAGAATCTTTTAATGAAGAGAGTGGATCAGATTTAACGGCTTTTGCAACAACTTATTTAGAACCAATGGGAATTTATTCGGATAAAGTTGATTCTATTGAAGATGTGACTGAGGGTTCGGTTGTAGCGATTGCTGATAATCCATCTAATGCTTCAAGAGGCTTATTATTGCTCGAAGCAGCAGGGTTGATTACATTGTCGGATGATTTTGATACATTGGGAACAACAAGTGATATTATTAATAATCCTAAAAATCTAACATTTGTTGAAATTGACGATACCACTGGTCCACGAGTGATGCAAGATGTTGACCTAGTCTTAATAGGAAATACAATTGCATTGGAAGGAGGGTTGAATGTCTTAGAAGATTCAATTTTCCATGAAGAGATCAATGATGAAACAAAAGCTAACGTTAATATTCTAGTTACCCAAAATGAAAATGCAACTAATAAAGACATCCTGAAATTGGGAGAACTCTACCATAGCGAAGAAGTCCAAGAGTATATTGAGGAACAATTTGACGGTACAAAAGTCCCAATCCAAAAAGATATTTCTTATTTAGAAGAATAA
- a CDS encoding SDR family NAD(P)-dependent oxidoreductase, whose protein sequence is MIGIDLTGKVALVTGGKSGIGKAIVDLFLEAGAIVVSGDLNYEKGFKLETDRFAVSKLNVASEESVNVWLKSTLETFGEIDILVNSAGISTMDLVVDSQVPDWDKVMDVNAKGTFLTSKNVGKLMQKVGNGGRIIQIASQAGKNGYTALGTYTASKHAVLGLTKTMAKELAKDNILVNAVCPGIVETDMKHRERVEGGLIRSMTPEEIYAEDCLQIPLGRTAEAAEVANVVLFLASPLATYMTGQAINVTGGMTMH, encoded by the coding sequence ATGATTGGAATTGATTTAACTGGCAAAGTAGCTCTGGTTACAGGCGGAAAAAGTGGGATAGGAAAAGCAATTGTAGACCTTTTTTTGGAAGCAGGTGCAATTGTAGTTTCTGGAGATTTAAATTATGAAAAAGGCTTTAAATTGGAAACAGACCGGTTTGCCGTTTCAAAATTGAATGTTGCTTCAGAAGAATCGGTTAATGTTTGGTTGAAAAGTACGCTAGAGACATTTGGAGAAATTGATATTTTAGTTAACAGTGCAGGTATTTCAACGATGGATCTAGTGGTAGACAGTCAAGTCCCAGACTGGGACAAAGTCATGGATGTAAATGCAAAAGGAACTTTTTTGACTTCAAAAAATGTAGGAAAGCTTATGCAAAAAGTTGGAAATGGCGGTCGTATCATTCAGATTGCTTCACAAGCTGGGAAAAATGGCTATACTGCACTAGGAACCTACACAGCGTCTAAACATGCAGTTTTGGGACTTACTAAAACGATGGCAAAAGAACTGGCAAAGGACAATATCTTGGTCAATGCTGTTTGTCCTGGAATCGTCGAAACAGACATGAAACATCGTGAAAGAGTAGAAGGCGGGCTCATCAGAAGCATGACACCTGAAGAAATCTATGCTGAAGATTGCTTGCAGATTCCGCTTGGCAGAACAGCAGAAGCAGCAGAAGTTGCGAATGTAGTTTTATTTCTAGCGAGTCCTTTAGCTACATACATGACAGGACAAGCGATCAATGTTACTGGCGGCATGACCATGCATTAA
- a CDS encoding S-ribosylhomocysteine lyase — MAKVESFELDHNLVKAPYLRVAGVEKNDKGSTVQKYDLRFLQPNQDALPTGALHTLEHLLATYLRDELDGIIDISPMGCRTGFYLIKWEEDSPEVVVEALEKTLQRILDTEEVPAVSQISCGNYKDHSLFSAKEYAKNVLEKGLSRDPFERTFA, encoded by the coding sequence ATGGCAAAAGTAGAAAGTTTTGAATTAGATCATAACTTGGTGAAAGCGCCGTATTTACGTGTGGCAGGAGTAGAAAAGAACGATAAAGGAAGTACTGTACAAAAATACGACTTGCGTTTTTTACAGCCAAATCAAGATGCGTTACCTACAGGAGCTTTGCACACATTAGAACATCTGCTGGCAACTTATTTACGGGATGAACTGGATGGGATTATTGATATTTCTCCTATGGGTTGCCGTACCGGTTTTTATCTCATTAAATGGGAGGAAGATTCACCTGAGGTTGTAGTAGAAGCTTTAGAAAAAACGTTACAGCGTATTTTAGACACAGAAGAAGTTCCAGCTGTATCTCAAATTTCTTGTGGGAATTATAAAGACCATTCTTTATTTTCGGCGAAAGAATATGCAAAAAATGTACTGGAAAAAGGCCTCAGTAGAGACCCGTTTGAACGTACATTTGCCTAA